The Campylobacter sp. RM16189 genome has a segment encoding these proteins:
- the pdxA gene encoding 4-hydroxythreonine-4-phosphate dehydrogenase, translating into MRKIAISLGDINGIGPEIALKTHEEISKFMVPIYCINKDLLSSVAKKLNLSIPSDMKFYECGECFDIKPGKISKKSGKFSFDSFKNAIKLAKKGKADAITTLPINKEAWSKAKVPFVGHTDYLRHKFKKDAIMMLGCNELFVALFTDHIPLGKVSKEIKSKKFYKFLISLQKCTKFEKIGVLGFNPHASDNGVLGGKEENEIKIAIEKANIYFKKDIFIGPLVPDAAFNPSSLKNLNRLVAIYHDQGLTPLKALYFDKSINVSLNLPIIRTSVDHGTAFNIAYKGIADTSSYIEAIKFAVKLCES; encoded by the coding sequence GTGCGTAAAATAGCAATTAGCTTAGGTGATATTAATGGCATAGGACCAGAAATTGCGCTAAAAACTCATGAGGAAATTTCTAAATTTATGGTGCCAATCTACTGTATAAACAAAGATTTGTTAAGTAGTGTCGCTAAAAAGCTAAATCTTAGTATTCCAAGTGATATGAAATTTTATGAATGCGGAGAGTGTTTTGATATAAAGCCTGGCAAAATCAGCAAAAAGAGCGGTAAATTTTCGTTTGACTCTTTTAAAAATGCTATTAAATTAGCCAAAAAAGGTAAAGCGGATGCGATAACAACTCTACCAATCAATAAAGAGGCGTGGAGTAAAGCCAAAGTGCCTTTTGTAGGTCACACGGATTATCTAAGGCATAAATTTAAAAAAGATGCGATAATGATGCTTGGATGCAATGAACTTTTTGTGGCGCTTTTTACCGATCACATACCCCTTGGCAAGGTATCAAAAGAGATAAAATCAAAAAAATTTTATAAATTTCTCATATCACTTCAAAAATGCACAAAATTTGAAAAAATAGGAGTTTTAGGATTTAATCCTCATGCAAGCGATAACGGAGTACTTGGCGGTAAAGAAGAAAATGAAATAAAAATAGCCATAGAAAAAGCTAACATATATTTTAAAAAAGATATTTTTATAGGCCCTCTTGTTCCAGATGCAGCCTTTAATCCAAGCTCTCTTAAAAATTTAAACAGACTAGTAGCTATCTATCACGATCAAGGACTAACCCCTCTTAAAGCGCTTTACTTTGATAAAAGCATAAACGTAAGCCTAAATTTACCCATTATCCGCACAAGCGTCGATCATGGAACCGCATTTAATATCGCATACAAGGGCATTGCTGATACTTCAAGCTATATAGAGGCAATTAAATTTGCAGTAAAACTATGCGAGAGTTAA